In Clostridium sp. SY8519, one genomic interval encodes:
- a CDS encoding sodium:solute symporter family protein: MALVIAIVYFAVLIIAASLYSRKKITSAEDFSNAGGGLGWVMVTFSFVLAPLGSGHTMSLWEKAAGGGGFTSLIEAVTHQQYTGIGAGAMWWAIGAGAVFLPIAMLWIGPLYKKIGAPTAPGALSEIYGKEMGWFHAAFQTMTWTGIGCSELVATGTAIFTLCNASGIPLNIYQSIILGFVLIVFYVFFGGMLQMAWLNCINAVVMIAASYSAIAIIAVNYLGTTIGGWTGVFETYKAAQLEQNLTQFGTLGIPGVWLGVIIPVIVLHTTAGAVSQTMMQPFFAAKDEHACRKGVFLGCSFNIMSSLPWIFLGIAAMAIPAISKVVGPNGLEAVPTIAQAGLPVPAIGLLMVALLAATLSTGGGVVLANSNVIANDIIIGCCMPNAEPKKKLRINKLCIIIAAGLLLPGALIMAHEFVFNLFLWVFSFGMPVFIVLVAGYNFKVSKKAAWATIIVSYAVDCIWTFCPMGKIIPGVWSMNMYATMIVSLVCGIVFHLIFKGEPAWKKTHADRIAANIAPKAEV, translated from the coding sequence ATGGCTCTTGTCATTGCGATTGTGTACTTTGCTGTGCTGATTATCGCGGCCAGCCTGTACTCAAGAAAGAAAATTACGTCTGCGGAAGATTTCTCCAATGCGGGCGGCGGCCTCGGTTGGGTAATGGTTACGTTTTCCTTTGTCCTGGCTCCATTGGGATCCGGTCACACCATGTCTCTCTGGGAGAAGGCGGCCGGCGGCGGCGGTTTTACTTCATTAATTGAAGCGGTGACCCATCAGCAGTATACCGGTATCGGCGCCGGAGCGATGTGGTGGGCGATTGGTGCCGGTGCAGTGTTCCTACCGATTGCGATGCTGTGGATCGGGCCACTGTATAAAAAAATCGGCGCGCCGACAGCGCCGGGCGCGTTGTCTGAGATATACGGAAAGGAAATGGGATGGTTCCATGCGGCTTTCCAGACGATGACCTGGACCGGAATCGGATGTTCCGAATTGGTGGCAACGGGAACAGCGATCTTTACACTCTGCAACGCCAGCGGAATTCCGCTGAATATCTATCAATCCATTATTCTGGGATTTGTACTCATTGTATTTTATGTATTTTTCGGCGGCATGTTGCAGATGGCATGGCTTAACTGCATTAACGCAGTGGTTATGATAGCGGCATCTTACAGCGCGATCGCCATCATTGCGGTAAATTATCTGGGCACCACCATCGGCGGATGGACGGGTGTGTTTGAAACATACAAGGCAGCTCAGCTGGAGCAGAATCTGACACAGTTCGGTACTCTGGGAATCCCGGGCGTATGGCTGGGAGTGATTATTCCGGTTATTGTCCTTCATACCACTGCCGGCGCGGTATCTCAGACCATGATGCAGCCCTTCTTTGCGGCAAAGGATGAACATGCCTGCCGGAAGGGCGTATTCCTGGGATGCTCCTTTAATATCATGTCGTCCCTGCCCTGGATTTTTCTCGGAATTGCGGCTATGGCAATTCCGGCTATTTCAAAAGTGGTGGGACCCAACGGTCTGGAAGCGGTACCTACCATCGCCCAGGCAGGCCTGCCGGTACCGGCCATCGGTCTTTTAATGGTGGCACTGCTGGCGGCAACTCTGTCCACCGGCGGCGGCGTCGTACTGGCGAACTCAAATGTCATTGCCAATGATATTATCATCGGATGCTGCATGCCAAACGCGGAACCAAAGAAAAAACTCCGCATCAACAAGCTCTGCATTATCATCGCAGCCGGACTTCTGCTCCCGGGAGCACTTATTATGGCCCATGAGTTTGTGTTTAATCTGTTCCTGTGGGTATTCTCCTTCGGTATGCCGGTATTTATTGTGCTGGTAGCGGGCTACAATTTCAAAGTAAGCAAAAAAGCGGCATGGGCGACCATTATTGTATCCTACGCAGTGGACTGCATCTGGACCTTCTGCCCGATGGGAAAGATTATCCCAGGCGTATGGAGCATGAATATGTATGCCACTATGATAGTATCTCTGGTATGCGGTATTGTGTTCCATCTCATCTTCAAGGGTGAGCCTGCATGGAAGAAGACCCATGCGGACCGCATCGCGGCAAATATCGCTCCGAAGGCAGAAGTATAA